The genomic interval ACTATCCACTACACCTTCTAGTCTCCTTTATTGGGATCTCTGCTGGTTCTCGTCGCTGGCCTGAGTGGCGGGGAACAGTTCTGGATTCTCAGCCAGCGTGGAGCGaatcctcttcttctccttaaAACGGCCGGAGTGGGACACCTTCACGTGACGGCCCTTGGTGGCCGACTTGTCCACGATCTTCTCGAGACGGGCGTTGAACTGGTTGTCGTCTGGCAGTTCGCCCTCGGGCCCATGCCCTGTGTTGCTGCCGTACTCGGCAGGGATCTCGTACAGGACTTTGGGCTCGGACTTCTTTTTCCTCAGGAAGGTCAGCTTCCACCAGCTGGGGCCCGGCTCAGTCATCTCCACACGACAGGAcggaacagagaggaggagagatctATGgagaagagacaaagagagactgtgtgagAAGATAGcaagatagagtgtgtgtgtgtgtgtgtgtgtgtgtgtgtgtgtgtgtgggaaaattgagttattgacatATTTTTAATCTGTGACAATTTAATAAGGCGAGGTCTTGAAGTTGTAGGCATTTTTGGATGCTATATCTAAAGAGGCTTGTTTCACATCTCAGtataactctatggaattctaaaacTTTGAAGCTGAATCTCAGAAATACTCCGAACGCAGATAGAACCGTATAATTCCAAGGGGACAATATGGAGAGAATATGTATGGATATTCACTCATATCTCTCTCTGGTCCCTCTTTGACAATTACAATAAAAGTATTGCAAGCCTTTTAGCTCTAGAGAAGATGTTTACATCAACCTATACTTACCATGGACTGGACAGTTAGTCAGCTAGAGCGGTGACATCATCTTATCCAACATATCAAGTTGACCTAAACCCTCACCTTCACTAGTGATATGGGTCAGACCTACACCAGAGTAGGCCAGTGTGGTACCAT from Alosa sapidissima isolate fAloSap1 chromosome 3, fAloSap1.pri, whole genome shotgun sequence carries:
- the prr15la gene encoding proline-rich protein 15-like protein A; the encoded protein is MTEPGPSWWKLTFLRKKKSEPKVLYEIPAEYGSNTGHGPEGELPDDNQFNARLEKIVDKSATKGRHVKVSHSGRFKEKKRIRSTLAENPELFPATQASDENQQRSQ